tccaaatggcccaaatctattcaattaaattgcataatgtaaataacacttcaagtaactgattctataaataaattctaagctaatacgtgaaattatgtaaaatggcAAAAACACCCCTTGGGCCAGCGTCTCGGAATCaagtaaaatttatagtttcagaatcctcacactcttacgagtctaaccataccaaaattatccaaatctgacATCAAATCCCCAataaaaactcaatttcttggcctaagaacttttcctcaattttcatacaaatttcgaaattaaaggatgaattcatgtttagattaatgggttacaagcaaaagtgagttaagaatcattactcaatcggtacctctgaaaatccctcaaaatctcgctcaaaatCCGAATttccaagcttaagttttgataaaaatggctaaaccctcgattttgaaatcttatatctgcccagaaaattccttcttcgtgaacgcggtcaaaacctcgcgttcgcgaagcacaaaaaaactttgaccatttttccttcttcacgaacgcatCCCTCACTCCGCGAACGTGATGCCTTGCACAGACGAACCTTCGCAAACGCGACGGGCACCACGCGAATGCGATGCTCAAAATTCCACTGGGCCAGTTCCTCTTCCGCGAACACGAAGCCCAATCGCGAATGCATAGCACAACCATCCAGTGCTTTGCAAACGCGAAGGCCctatcgcgaacgtgaaggccaaactTTCCCCGAATCCAAgatcctcttcgcgaacgtgagaacccactcgcgaacgcgaagaaggaaaccatttTCTGCATTTTCctaagttccaaaatgacccgttgagcatccgaaacacacccgaggccctcgggacctcaaccaaacctgccaaccaatcccaaaacatcatccaaacttgttccaacctttggaacgctaaAAAAagcatcaaaacacctatttttcttcggattcaagcttaaaattTCCAAAGACTCTAAAAACACACTTTAGATCAAAAAGtttaccaaacctcgtccgaatgacctgaaattttgtacacacatcccaaatgacatgagagaactactgcaactctcagaattccattccgaccctcggatcaaaatctcactatcaaaccggaaacttcaaaaactcaacttctgtcatttcaagcctaaattagctatggacctccaaaacacactctgaacacgctcctaaccccgaaatcacccaacggagctaacagaaccatcagatttccattccgaagccatgttcatactgttccgactacggtcaactttccaacactttagctctcttttagggactaagtgtcccaaaactctccgaaactcaaaaccaaacatcccaaGAAAtagaaatagcagaaataaacttggggaaatcAGTTAATAGGGAttagggcgttaattcttaagatgaccggccgggtcgtcacatcctcctacacttaaacattcgttcgtcctcaaacgagtatagagacatacctgaagtagtgaaaagatgagggtaacggctgcgcatatcctgttcggtctcccaggtcgcctcctcggccgactgaccctgccactgaaccttcactgatgcaatgttctttgaccttagctttctaccttgcctgtccaatattgccactggctccttaacataagatagatccttgtacAACTGAACTGAACTGAAATATAACACGTGCGATAGATCACCGTGATtcctccggagcatcaaaacattaAAAATtgaatgaactcctgccaagttgggaggtaaggcaagctcataagaaacctccccaacatgcctcaatatctcaaaagggccaataaacctcggactcaactttcctttcttcccgaatctcataacgcccttcataggcgaaacccgaagcagaacccgctctcaaaccatataggaaacatcacgaaccttccgatctacatagctcttctgtctggactaggctgtatagagtctatcctaaatcaccttaaccttctccaaagcattttaaaccaaatctgtgcccaatagtctagcctcacccggctcaaaccaacccactggagatctacaccacctaccatataaagcctcatatggtgttatctgaatgctggactgatagctattgttgtaagcaaactctgccaatgaaaaaaactgatcccaagaccctccaaactcaatcacacacgcacaaagcatatcctcaagaatctgaatagtgtgctcggactgcccgtctatctgagggtgaaatgctgtactcaactctacccgagtacctaactcatgctgaacgactctccagaatcgtgatgtgaactaggtacctctatctaaaatgatggaaaccataataccatgcagacgaacaatctcccagatatagatctctgccagccgctacgaggaataagtagtacatacaggaataaagtgagcggacgtggtcagccgatccacaaccacCCAAATAGCATAAAACTTCCTCAAcatccgtgggagcccaactacaaagtccatggtgatccactcccacttccactccggaatctctatctgctgaagcaacccacccggtctctggtgctcatacttcacctgctgacagttgagacaccgagctacgaatccaactatatatttcttcatccacctccaccaatagtgttgtctcaaatcctgatacatcttcgcgacacccagaTTAATGGAATACCACAAGCTATGCGCCTACTCTtgaatcaactcttgaagccaGTCAAGATTGGGTACACAAgtccaaccctgcatcctcaataccccatcatcaccaatagtcatctCTCTTGCATCACCGTGATAAACCttttccttgaggacaagcaaatgagggtcatcatactgtcgctacctgatacgatcaaataaggaagaccgagaaaccacgcaagctagaaccctaCTGGGTTCCGGAAAATCCAATCTCACAAGTTGGcgggctaaggcctgaacatctatcgccatagacctctctgatgctggtaaatgatccaaactccccaaactctctgccccgATGACTCAAATCATCGGCCACTGATGTGCCGAAGTATTTCGGCACATTTCAATGCAAATTTCTTAGATTTTAACTTGTTTTGAATGTAATTATCTcctatacttatgtaattttagtgtGTTGCAGTACATGAGGTGTAAGGACCCAAGAGCATGGAAATAAAAGCAAAAAGCCACAAAAAGACAAGAGAAGAGCAAAATGCAGCACAAATATGGAAATGCGATCCAAGATGCGATCACAAATCCTATATGCGAGCCTCATAATGTGCAAAGGAATCGCAAACCAAAACAGAATGTTGGCCAAAGTCAAGTGCAAGAAGTGCAGTCtagaatgcgatcgcataacagGTTTGCGAACCGCATAATGGACTGCAAACTCATGAAGAGAAATGCTGATGCTGGAAAATACGATGcaaaatgcgatcgcatatctaGAATGTGGACCACAAATCAATAATGCAACGACGACCTGGAAACTAGGATTTTGAAGTGCGATGGGCATGAAGAGAATGCAgaccgcatgtctgttatgcgacagatATGCGGTCGCATATTTAACCTGAAAGGGCTTTTTTGTACGACTTTTGTTCCAAATTTTGAccctctataaatagatttattgtgattatgtacaggGGGCTGATTTGACGCTGGGACTACAACATAGGGCTGTAATATTCCTCTCTATTGGGAAGCTTTTGGGTCAAGAATATTTCACCTTGGCTTTAATATACCTCTCTGTTGGGAAGCTTTTGGGTCAAGAATCtttcactttgtaagctttatggcatttaCTATTctcttatttttgtattttagtaTGAATAGCTGACTGTAAATACTATGGTTGTGGACCTTAAAtgagtgtttaacattgaatatatgtataatagttggttgatatttatttacttctcattcttcatttattgttggtggttgcaaacattaacaagtgccattaaattctttttTTCCTTGGGAAAGTGGGTTAGAGTTTGGTAGaggtaaatatcaaagactcaagactttaaaccttgtttaatagaatcacttaggaataagtgggttttatttggcacaTGTTGATTGTTCTTATTTGCAGCTCTTTTGCatttgaaaaaatcataaaaagaaAACACTActcaactattggaaaatatcgGGTAGTCATTTATGAATCATTTGCATATtaaaagaaccttccattagaaatataccatattaacaccgataacaTTACAATTCATTAAAGGGGACACACTcttggtttctttaatcaaatTAATTACTTTCTCAACATCACAATTAGTCAATTCTTCAACTCACTATCATACCATACTCTTGTTACAGTTAACCAGATAGAATTACGACTTGAGTCAAGTAATACACTAATCGAGTAAtctttcacacctattccctgtgggattcgaccccaaccttgttgggtaattatatttgacaccgaccgccttacactatttaattaaagtgtaatttgagcataTCAAATTTTGGCGCAATTGCCGGGGAATACGcttttgaaattactaattagtgtaCGCTTTACTTTACGTCTTATTCTATTCCATTACACTTTGCTTGTTTTTCTTGGTGTTGATAGTAAAACATGTCCAAATATGGTGAAGATAAAGAGGTAGAAATGGAACAAAATCCTTTTGCGGACATCGAAGAGTACATTGAGGATATAAATGATATTGTATCTCCGGCCGTTGGCGCTGCAACTTTCAAGgtggaacatggtttaatcctTATGCTTAAAGCGGAGGGGTTTTTCAGGAATTCCATTGAAGATAATCTGACACAACATCTTAGAAACTTCTTGGGTGTGTGTGCGATGCATAAGCAGAACAATGTCTCTGATGATGCCCTAAGGTTGAGATGCTTCAAGTACTCACTAGCTGGGGACGCAAGGAAATGGCTTCAAAATCTGCCACCAAACTCGATTCATTCGTGGGCCAAACTTGTCCGAGCATTCTTAGCTAAATGGTTCCCGCAATGTAAGAAGTCTGAGCTCCGGGATAAAATCTTTTTTTCAAGCAAGTACTTGGAGAACATGCACATGAGGCATGTGATCGCTTCAAATTATACTGGGTGAGGTTTCCCAACCACGGTTTTTCGGGTTCTATCTTGTTGGAAAAATTCTACATGTGCTTGGATCCTATGAACCAATCTATAGCCAAGAATGCAGCTGACGGATCTTTCATGGACAAATCATTCGCAAGAGtgatgcaaatacttgacaaaatgGCAAAGCATAATCAAACATGGCATTCCGAGGACACCGCAGGTGGAATTACATGTGGTTTGCCTTTCTTGAGCAACATGATCAAGGAAAATCAAGAGAGAGATCAATTGATTGCAGGGCTTGCTACACATGTTAATGTGTTGACAAAGATGTTCACCGAAAGCCAAACAAATATGTAAATGTGGTTGTGGATGTGCAACCCATATCAAATGAGGATTTTGAGGAAGCAaactatgtcaacaactctcaagAAGGCTATTaaaggcaacaataccaaggtcaaggacaacaaaatcaatAGAGGCCAAGCCTGCAAGGGCAAGGCCACCAACAATGGCGAAATGACCAAGGTGGCTCAacccaaggaaattggaacaacaacaacaacttctcaaaccggagttcaaacccttatgttcCCCCAAAGGGTCCATATTTAAATCAAGGTTCCTCAAGTGAGTCTAAGTTGAAAGGTATGCTTGAACgggtattgcaaaatcaagaaAAATCCGACGCTTCTATGAGGAACATGACCAAGCTTGTTGGCTCTCATACCACAtccattcaaaaattggagatgcaaatgagagacATCTCTAGATAACAAAATCCAAAGCAAAAGGGAACACTCCCTAGTGACACAATTGCGAACCTAAAGGGTAGTGGGAGTGGCCCAAACTCTCATGTCATGGCAATTACTACTCAAAGTGGGAAGGTACTACAAGGAGAGGGTGAACAAGTGGTTGAGGTAGAAGAGTTCGAGAAAGGGGTTGAGGTTGAAGAGCCAAGTATTGTCGAAATTGAGAAGATGCCGGAAGATGTGCAAGTGCAAAAAGAGCACCGGGAAGAGGTAAAGAaaaaggtaaaagagacaccAGAAACTCTTTcacctattcctagacctcctcctccATCCCCTCAAAGACTCGCTAGGaaggttgatgatagcaaactcgaAAAGTTCTACGACGTTCTCAAACAATCATCGGTGAATATTCCATTTGTGAAAGCATTTCAAGGGATGTCGGGTTTTGCTAAGTATTTGAAAGATTTTATCACTAAGAAGAAAACCACCAAaaatgaagtggtgaatgtgactcaccaggttagttccatcattgcaacatccaccattcaaaagaaagaagacctgggagctttcaccattccttgtacTATTGGGACACATGATTTTGCAAGATCCCTTTGTGATAATGGATCTAGCATCAACTTGATTCCTCTTGCCATTTACAAGAAAGTAGGATTAGGCATGCCAAGGCCCACAAGTATGATATTGAAAATGGTCGATTGTTCCCTCAAACGACCGGTGGGAATTGTTGATGATGTACTTGTAAAGGTGGAAAACTTTCATTTACCTGCCGACTTCATAATCCTTGATTGTGCGGTTGACAAAGAGATCTCTATCATCTTGGGGAGACTATTCCTTGCCACTGGAAGAGCACTAATGGATTTGGAACGAAATGAGATCAAATTCCGTGTGAATGATGAACAGGTTACATTCCAAGCAAACAAGGGTATGAAACTACCGCATGAGTATGAAAGCATCTCGATGATCGATGTTGTTGATGAAGTAGAGGATGCAGTtgaaatgaaaatggaagaaCAATGCTTCGGCAAGGCATTGTCGGCTATTTTGATGAACTTTGATGGTGAATATATGGAGGGGTATATGGAATCGGTAAATGCATTGGAGGGGCTTGGATCCTACACCTATACTCCAACAAAGCTATCTCTAGACTTAGAGAATAGAGCCACTCCACCCGCAAAGCCTTCTATTATCGAACCTCCACAACTAGAGCTCAAACCGCTTTCACcacacttgaggtataaatttcttggctcaaaTGATACTTTACCGATAATTGTTTCCtctttgttgaatgatgtgcaggtagaacaattTTTGGAAGTCCTGAAGGAGCATAGGCAAGCCATTGGATGGACAATTGCGGACATATGAGGGATTCCCGTGGGAATTTGCAAGAACAAAATCCAATTGGAGAGTGAAACGaaaccaagtgtggaacatcaacGACGGTTGAACCCGTcaatgcaagaggtggtaaacaaagaaatcatcaaatggttggatgccgGAGTAGTCTACCCTATTGCCGATAGTTCTTGGGTgagcccggtgcaatgtgtgccgaaaaagg
This sequence is a window from Nicotiana sylvestris chromosome 3, ASM39365v2, whole genome shotgun sequence. Protein-coding genes within it:
- the LOC138887148 gene encoding uncharacterized protein translates to MAITTQSGKVLQGEGEQVVEVEEFEKGVEVEEPSIVEIEKMPEDVQVQKEHREEVKKKVKETPETLSPIPRPPPPSPQRLARKVDDSKLEKFYDVLKQSSVNIPFVKAFQGMSGFAKYLKDFITKKKTTKNEVVNVTHQVSSIIATSTIQKKEDLGAFTIPCTIGTHDFARSLCDNGSSINLIPLAIYKKVGLGMPRPTSMILKMVDCSLKRPVGIVDDVLVKVENFHLPADFIILDCAVDKEISIILGRLFLATGRALMDLERNEIKFRVNDEQVTFQANKGMKLPHEYESISMIDVVDEVEDAVEMKMEEQCFGKALSAILMNFDGEYMEGYMESVNALEGLGSYTYTPTKLSLDLENRATPPAKPSIIEPPQLELKPLSPHLRYKFLGSNDTLPIIVSSLLNDVQVEQFLEVLKEHRQAIGWTIADI